The following are encoded in a window of Mycolicibacterium tusciae JS617 genomic DNA:
- a CDS encoding oxygenase MpaB family protein, with protein sequence MFAQRVLPSHPRRFMEAPQRNRRLGRPLKVLTRTTRPDDQLVELIGQRLMKRDEVGAALVRAMRITDSDDPDRATMGQFKTALEYGADAVPDCPRALRDFFAEVERVPHWVDMDLVNEGAAAYRRLGSNAADVMLQLSLIGGYRFGGPADLLVETGALTGGTTVRRLAETQKWAVSVSQHDAMRRDGEGFKLTVHVRLMHALVNHQFETNGRWDIDRWGLPINQTDQAATLGLFNGALLLGVRLLGVRVSKSESRAIMHLWKYVGWLMGVDEDWLCNNEAQQHRLNYHFLITQSTVSAAGPPLAQAIVDAQRRLHYPNMSRLRGAYQRARLLSMLSYFLRSEGMRDLALPRSIPWAVVPVLATNIVRYQLLSRTRVGRAYLLRWGERSSEKLLSTYFGTQNHDVAQLAV encoded by the coding sequence ATGTTCGCACAGCGGGTGCTGCCGTCGCATCCCCGTCGATTCATGGAAGCACCGCAACGCAACCGCCGCCTGGGGCGTCCGCTGAAGGTGCTCACCAGGACGACGCGGCCCGATGACCAGTTGGTCGAGCTGATCGGTCAACGACTCATGAAGCGCGATGAGGTCGGCGCAGCGCTGGTCAGGGCCATGCGGATCACCGACTCCGACGATCCCGACCGGGCGACCATGGGCCAGTTCAAGACCGCGCTCGAATACGGGGCCGACGCGGTGCCCGACTGCCCCCGCGCGTTGCGCGACTTCTTCGCCGAGGTCGAGCGGGTTCCGCACTGGGTGGACATGGATTTGGTCAATGAGGGTGCCGCCGCGTACCGACGCCTGGGCAGCAACGCCGCCGATGTAATGCTGCAGCTATCGCTGATCGGAGGCTACCGATTCGGTGGGCCCGCCGATCTGTTGGTCGAAACCGGCGCGCTGACCGGGGGCACGACCGTACGACGCCTGGCCGAGACCCAAAAATGGGCAGTGTCCGTATCGCAGCACGACGCCATGCGACGAGACGGCGAAGGATTCAAGCTCACCGTCCACGTCCGCTTGATGCACGCACTGGTGAACCATCAATTCGAGACGAACGGTCGCTGGGACATCGACCGGTGGGGACTACCGATCAACCAAACCGACCAGGCCGCCACCCTCGGGCTGTTCAACGGCGCATTGCTGCTCGGGGTGCGGCTCCTCGGCGTTCGGGTCAGCAAGTCCGAGTCACGGGCCATCATGCACCTGTGGAAGTACGTCGGCTGGTTGATGGGCGTCGACGAAGACTGGTTGTGCAACAACGAAGCTCAGCAACACCGGCTCAACTACCATTTCCTCATCACCCAATCAACTGTCAGCGCGGCTGGGCCGCCGCTGGCGCAGGCGATCGTCGACGCGCAGCGGCGTCTGCACTACCCCAACATGTCCCGGCTGCGCGGCGCCTACCAACGTGCGCGTCTACTGAGCATGCTGAGTTACTTCCTGCGCTCCGAAGGAATGCGCGACCTCGCGCTGCCCCGTTCGATCCCCTGGGCAGTGGTACCGGTGCTCGCCACGAACATCGTTCGATACCAACTTCTTTCACGCACCCGCGTCGGTCGCGCATATCTTTTGCGCTGGGGCGAACGGTCGAGCGAAAAGCTGTTGAGCACATACTTCGGAACGCAGAACCATGACGTCGCACAGCTCGCCGTCTGA
- a CDS encoding YciI family protein — MSRYMLIMRSSAEAEAAMAEANIDFDQIIEEMGRFNEELIKAGVLLAGEGLTGPEEGFVVDFNSDPPVVTDGPYTEAKELFNGFWILDVSSKEEAKQWAQKIPLGKGVKVEVRRVSETEEFPQDNPWVQKEIQWKADLAEKIAVQARADADKFASR; from the coding sequence ATGTCGCGCTACATGCTGATCATGCGGTCCAGCGCCGAGGCCGAGGCGGCCATGGCGGAAGCCAACATCGACTTCGACCAGATCATCGAGGAGATGGGCCGCTTCAACGAGGAGCTCATCAAGGCCGGTGTGCTGCTCGCCGGTGAGGGCCTGACGGGACCCGAAGAGGGCTTCGTCGTCGATTTCAACTCCGACCCGCCCGTGGTTACCGACGGTCCCTATACCGAGGCCAAGGAGCTGTTCAACGGGTTCTGGATCCTGGACGTGTCCTCGAAGGAGGAGGCCAAGCAGTGGGCGCAGAAGATCCCGCTCGGCAAGGGCGTCAAGGTCGAGGTGCGCAGGGTGTCGGAGACCGAGGAGTTTCCGCAGGACAACCCGTGGGTTCAGAAAGAGATCCAGTGGAAGGCCGACCTGGCCGAGAAGATCGC
- a CDS encoding oxygenase MpaB family protein, with protein sequence MTSHSSPSDGARIALGPQSLLWRWAGDMRIAFEGGTAGLLQTMHPAIGQGLIDHSDFFDDPVDRVFRSLPGILGTIYNGEHAEATGVRVRDFHREIKGTLSTGDRYHALHPETFWFAHATFQRMVDRLAMHWDRHHLTDEQNEQLYAEGCEWYRRYGMSGSVVPPNRAAFELEFDRYCREVLEPNEASQYLIEFIGRRAIPDMSASPDYPTHPRLRPLTNALLPTLPVRMALAPPMRLVIFGGLPAFVRDRFGIPWSRGDERRYRGLRASIRAGWTYVPASLKWYPAARKGWLREQGRVPRSF encoded by the coding sequence ATGACGTCGCACAGCTCGCCGTCTGACGGGGCGCGGATCGCCCTCGGGCCGCAATCGCTGCTATGGCGCTGGGCGGGCGACATGCGCATCGCGTTCGAAGGCGGCACCGCGGGTCTGTTGCAGACCATGCATCCGGCCATCGGGCAGGGGCTCATCGACCACTCCGACTTCTTCGACGATCCGGTCGATCGCGTATTTCGTTCGCTACCCGGGATTTTGGGAACGATCTACAACGGCGAACACGCCGAAGCGACCGGAGTGCGAGTTCGAGACTTCCACCGCGAAATCAAGGGCACGCTGTCCACGGGCGATCGCTACCACGCCCTGCACCCCGAGACGTTCTGGTTCGCGCATGCCACCTTTCAGCGCATGGTCGACCGCCTCGCGATGCACTGGGACCGCCACCACCTGACCGACGAGCAGAACGAGCAGTTATACGCCGAGGGCTGTGAGTGGTATCGGCGCTACGGCATGTCCGGGAGCGTGGTGCCGCCGAATCGGGCCGCATTCGAGCTCGAATTCGACCGCTACTGCCGGGAGGTTCTCGAGCCAAACGAGGCTTCGCAATACCTGATCGAGTTCATTGGGCGACGCGCGATTCCCGATATGAGCGCATCGCCGGACTATCCAACTCATCCGCGGCTGCGGCCGCTGACCAACGCGTTGCTTCCGACCTTGCCGGTGCGGATGGCGTTGGCGCCGCCGATGCGGTTGGTGATCTTCGGCGGGCTGCCCGCGTTCGTCCGCGATCGATTCGGCATCCCCTGGAGCCGGGGGGACGAACGGCGATATCGAGGTCTTCGGGCCAGCATTCGGGCGGGTTGGACCTATGTCCCGGCGTCACTGAAGTGGTATCCCGCCGCACGCAAGGGCTGGCTTCGCGAACAGGGACGCGTGCCCCGTAGCTTTTGA